One window from the genome of Malus domestica chromosome 01, GDT2T_hap1 encodes:
- the LOC103440166 gene encoding uncharacterized protein: MGCFRINTSNLPALWKFPTQNQNPRTKTIISFSSPSYSQTEDRKSKLYTVNFKTLSACKLGIARYPDFEYNAEGGAGTGSATEVTESNSNGDVLVSFDIGRLYIPPLESATTKFLGLPLPPFLKIDIVPEFFSGSINPESGQVDLEFKAEFWFSVGSIYKAPPLLVKTVLTSEESKGTMRSGRGERLDKQGKCRLVGVATVDPIDDFLINSFLGLPTECLADLNAIISFSSS; this comes from the exons ATGGGGTGCTTCAGGATAAACACCTCCAACCTTCCAGCTCTATGGAAATTCCCAACTCAAAACCAGAATCCCAGAACCAAAACCATCATctccttctcttccccttcttACTCTCAAACCGAAGATCGAAAATCGAAACTTTATACCGTAAACTTCAAGACTTTGAGTGCCTGCAAGCTTGGCATAGCCAGGTATCCTGACTTTGAATACAATGCTGAAGGTGGAGCGGGAACCGGGTCTGCCACAGAGGTCACGGAAAGCAACTCGAATGGCGATGTCTTGGTGTCGTTTGACATCGGAAGGCTCTATATCCCGCCATTGGAGAGTGCAACAACAAAGTTCTTGGGGTTGCCATTGCCGCCCTTTTTGAAGATTGACATTGTCCCTGAGTTCTTCAGTGGGAGCATCAATCCAGAATCCGGCCAG GTTGATCTCGAATTCAAGGCGGAGTTTTGGTTTTCGGTTGGGAGTATATACAAGGCACCTCCGCTGCTGGTGAAGACGGTATTGACATCCGAGGAATCGAAAGGAACGATGAGAAGTGGAAGAGGGGAGAGGTTGGATAAACAAGGAAAGTGCAGACTTGTTGGGGTGGCAACCGTTGATCCCATCGATGACTTTCTGATCAACTCCTTCCTTGGCCTTCCCACGGAATGCCTGGCCGACTTGAACGCTATTATTTCCTTCTCTAGCTCTTAG
- the LOC103440145 gene encoding calcium-dependent protein kinase 26-like produces the protein MAVAKSNSSNEASTGLCNCYKVASLTSSILDADETSNLKDRYILGEQLGWGQFGVIRVCTDKLTGEVLACKSIAKDRLVTSDDVRGVKLEIEIMTRLSGHPNVVDLKAVYEEEEYVHLVMELCAGGELFHQLEKHGRFSESDARVLFRHLIRVVLYCHENGVVHRDLKPENILLATKASSSPIKLADFGLATYIKPGQSLHGLVGSPFYIAPEVLAGSYNQAADVWSAGVVLYILLSGMPPFWGKTKSRIFDAVRTADLRFPSDPWDRITGSAKDLIRAMLCKDPSQRLTAQQVLDHPWMRVNEPYPKLPSQCENGGRGECDVAGSSFCMSRSQDISFGSGSPSVCDAQSPTFTCRSSFSAFMAEPFTPQLASGGFSFCGDGDSNGLEFSSPIPSMPSFSFFSPSSLVEEGSCAIEFSASISRVDTIHGETISRKLLLLPDSVSFGLETRQLVNKPAEALRTGGPTGSRTSAIHSKRNRTIGLGEHEQLDFMVTESIIRWSSCTHYPTSLRSSLVC, from the exons ATGGCTGTTGCCAAGAGCAACAGCAGCAATGAAGCATCAACAGGGCTGTGCAATTGCTACAAAGTTGCTAGCTTGACTTCCTCCATCTTAGATGCAGATGAGACCTCAAATCTAAAGGATCGGTACATTCTAGGAGAGCAATTAGGTTGGGGGCAGTTTGGTGTTATTAGGGTGTGCACCGATAAGTTGACGGGAGAGGTCTTGGCATGTAAGTCAATTGCTAAAGATCGATTAGTGACCTCAGACGATGTGCGAGGCGTTAAACTTGAGATTGAAATTATGACCAGGTTATCTGGGCACCCAAATGTTGTAGATCTTAAGGCGGTGTATGAAGAGGAAGAGTATGTTCATTTGGTGATGGAGCTTTGTGCAGGAGGGGAGCTTTTCCATCAGTTGGAGAAGCACGGACGGTTCTCTGAGTCTGATGCCAGGGTTCTCTTTAGGCATCTGATTCGGGTAGTTCTATATTGTCACGAAAATGGGGTTGTTCACAGAGATTTGAAGCCAGAGAACATCCTATTGGCCACAAAAGCCTCCTCGTCTCCAATCAAGTTGGCCGATTTTGGTCTTGCAACCTACATCAAGCCTG GGCAGAGTTTGCATGGTTTAGTTGGGAGTCCGTTTTATATAGCTCCTGAGGTACTTGCAGGTAGCTATAACCAGGCTGCAGATGTCTGGAGTGCGGGCGTTGTTCTCTATATTCTTCTTAGTGGAATGCCGCCATTTTGGGGGAAGACGAAGTCACGGATATTTGATGCTGTTAGGACAGCTGACCTGAGATTCCCATCTGATCCCTGGGATCGAATTACTGGATCAGCTAAGGATTTGATTAGAGCAATGCTCTGTAAAGATCCTTCACAAAGGCTCACTGCTCAGCAAGTTTTAG ATCATCCTTGGATGAGGGTTAATGAACCATATCCTAAACTACCGAGTCAATGTGAAAATGGAGGCCGTGGAGAATGTGATGTAGCCGGCAGCTCATTCTGTATGTCCAGGAGTCAAGACATCAGCTTTGGCTCTGGATCACCTAGTGTATGTGATGCCCAATCACCTACATTTACTTGTAGGTCATCTTTTTCTGCTTTCATGGCGGAACCATTTACTCCCCAATTAGCATCTGGCGGGTTTTCATTCTGCGGTGATGGTGATTCTAATGGTTTGGAATTCTCCTCCCCTATTCCCTCCATGCCAAGCTTTTCATTCTTCAGCCCTAGTTCTTTGGTCGAGGAAGGTAGTTGTGCAATAGAGTTCTCAGCCAGCATATCCAGAGTAGACACAATTCATGGAG AGACAATCTCAAGGAAGCTGCTATTATTGCCAGATTCTGTTTCATTCGGACTTGAAACAAGACAATTGGTTAACAAACCAGCCGAAGCTTTAAGGACAGGTGGACCAACTGGATCTAGGACATCAGCCATTCACAGCAAGAGGAACCGTACTATTGGACTTGGTGAGCACGAGCAACTAGATTTCATGGTGACCGAATCAATCATTCGTTGGTCATCATGCACACATTATCCTACATCTCTGAGATCTTCTCTTGTCTGTTAA